The following proteins come from a genomic window of Neptunomonas concharum:
- a CDS encoding peptidoglycan DD-metalloendopeptidase family protein — MRQIIMYADLFWSRLPSFHKVLSLVLTALVLFILFTGERNSPVTLTFPNITTTPSDLLEEAPNSSTLALEDYFYTIAKGDTLGYIFDQVRIPQSTMYEILETDLAILALDTLRPGHHLRFWMSHDRQQLERLEIEFNLAHKVTYQRIDGGGFEYKEVLLPGTWQQETLTGDVKGSFYLSAQRAGLNAGEIMELSSLLKEKINFNKGFRLGDSFQIIRSKQMVKGLETGETRVEGIRILNQKREITAFLYNDSYYDKNGVGLERAFSRFPLAKKYRITSNFNPRRRHPVTRLIRPHNGTDFGTPIGTPVLSTGDGVVTEVKKHAYAGLYIKIKHGQKYQTRYLHLKKALVRKGQSVSRGQKIALSGNSGRSTGAHLHYELHINNRPVNAMSADIPIMTEIEGKDRKAFKQMVSNYLKKMS; from the coding sequence ATGCGCCAGATTATTATGTATGCCGATCTTTTCTGGTCCCGGCTACCCTCTTTTCACAAAGTTTTATCATTAGTACTAACCGCTTTAGTACTCTTTATCCTTTTTACCGGAGAACGAAATTCTCCCGTCACCCTAACGTTTCCTAATATAACCACCACTCCCTCTGACTTGTTAGAGGAGGCTCCTAACAGCTCAACGTTAGCACTTGAAGATTACTTTTATACCATCGCTAAGGGCGACACCCTCGGTTACATTTTTGATCAGGTGCGCATTCCTCAATCCACCATGTATGAGATTCTGGAAACAGATTTGGCGATTTTAGCTTTGGACACCCTCCGTCCAGGACACCACTTAAGGTTCTGGATGAGCCATGACCGACAACAGCTAGAGCGTTTAGAAATAGAGTTTAACCTAGCTCATAAAGTTACTTACCAGCGCATAGACGGAGGTGGCTTTGAATATAAAGAGGTATTGCTACCTGGCACTTGGCAGCAAGAGACACTAACCGGAGATGTAAAAGGCAGCTTTTATCTCTCAGCTCAACGTGCAGGGCTCAACGCAGGCGAGATTATGGAGCTGTCTTCTTTACTCAAAGAGAAGATCAACTTTAATAAAGGATTCAGACTGGGGGATAGCTTTCAGATTATCCGCTCCAAGCAGATGGTAAAAGGGCTGGAAACAGGCGAAACCCGTGTAGAAGGTATTCGTATTTTAAATCAAAAACGCGAGATCACCGCTTTTCTCTATAACGATAGCTACTATGACAAAAACGGTGTTGGCCTAGAGCGCGCATTCTCTCGCTTTCCTCTGGCGAAAAAATACCGCATTACCTCTAACTTCAATCCACGACGCCGCCACCCAGTTACCCGCTTAATTCGTCCTCACAACGGTACTGACTTTGGCACACCTATTGGCACACCGGTGCTATCTACAGGCGATGGTGTCGTTACCGAAGTGAAAAAGCATGCCTACGCTGGCCTTTATATAAAGATAAAACATGGGCAAAAATACCAAACCCGTTATCTGCATTTAAAGAAAGCGTTAGTACGCAAAGGGCAAAGTGTCTCTCGTGGTCAAAAAATTGCACTCTCAGGGAACTCTGGCCGCTCAACCGGGGCTCATCTGCACTATGAGCTGCATATTAACAATCGGCCCGTCAATGCGATGAGTGCTGATATACCTATTATGACGGAAATAGAAGGTAAGGATCGGAAGGCATTTAAACAGATGGTGAGTAACTATCTTAAGAAGATGAGCTGA
- a CDS encoding gamma-glutamylcyclotransferase, which translates to MKKHFILGYGSLINSRSRAVTGRTGEVIPVKVTGFKRYWSVMSPDFGMSSVAVVAQEDAACNGVLVEVPAEELPSFDQREAGYQRVEIPAERMHTYCGRELPEGQIWIYQANTIVNPTPVCPIALSYADVILAGCFEHGETFAYEFLEQTYGWHHPLVNDRQQPRYPRVQPELHEEIDKLNTMVAKVAKLSNDELSLSYQVLISSSVSHSGSDQ; encoded by the coding sequence ATGAAAAAACATTTTATTTTAGGCTACGGCAGTTTGATTAATAGTCGTAGCCGTGCGGTGACGGGTAGAACCGGAGAGGTCATTCCCGTAAAAGTGACAGGCTTCAAACGGTACTGGTCGGTAATGTCGCCAGATTTTGGCATGAGCTCAGTAGCTGTGGTTGCTCAGGAAGACGCCGCCTGTAACGGCGTCCTTGTTGAGGTGCCCGCCGAGGAATTGCCTAGCTTTGATCAACGAGAGGCAGGATATCAACGTGTCGAAATACCTGCCGAGCGGATGCATACTTACTGTGGTCGTGAGTTGCCAGAAGGCCAGATTTGGATCTATCAAGCCAATACAATTGTTAATCCCACTCCTGTTTGTCCTATTGCACTGAGCTATGCCGATGTGATTTTGGCTGGATGTTTTGAACATGGTGAGACCTTTGCTTATGAGTTTCTTGAGCAAACCTATGGATGGCATCACCCATTGGTTAATGATCGCCAGCAGCCTCGTTATCCGCGTGTTCAGCCTGAGCTTCACGAAGAGATCGATAAGCTCAATACCATGGTGGCTAAGGTCGCTAAGCTAAGTAATGATGAGTTATCCCTGTCTTATCAAGTGTTGATTAGCTCCTCCGTCTCGCATAGTGGGTCGGACCAATAG